TTCACCATATGGTTTATGAGGTAGTGGATAATGCTATTGATGAAACTTTGGCAGGATATTGTACCAAAACATATGTAGCGATAAATCAGGACGGCTCGGTTACGGTGCGCGATGACGGGCGTGGTATACCTACCGGTATTCATAAGGAAGAAGGAGTTTCAGCCGCTGAAGTTATTATGACTCAACTGCATGCGGGAGGGAAATTCGACAGTAATTCTTATAAAGTATCAGGGGGCTTGCACGGGGTCGGGGTTTCCGTAGTAAATGCTTTATCCAGCTGGCTTGAATTAGTGATTTGGCGTGACGGCAAAAAGCATTTTATGCGCTTTACCGACGGAGTTGCAGACGAAAGACTTAAAGTAGTCGGAGACAGTGAAGGTAAGCGCGGTACACAAGTTACCTTTATGCCTTCAAATGAAATTTTCTCAGGGATTGAATTTAGTTTTAATACTCTTGAACACAGATTAAAAGAGCTGGCATTTTTAAATTCCGGTGCAGAAATAATTTTAGAAGATTTCCGAGAAGAACCGAAGAAGAGCGTAACTTTTAAATATGAAGGCGGTATTTCGGAATTTGCAAAATATTTGGATAAAAACAAGCACCCTATTCACCCTACAATATTTATGACAGGGGAATCAGATGGGATTGTTGTTGAATGTGCTATGCAATGGAATGACAGTTATCATGAAAATTCTTTTTGCTTTACAAATAATATTAGGCAAAGAGACGGCGGGGCACATTTAGCCGGCTTTAGAGGGGCATTAACCCGTACGTTAAATGCCTATGCTAATGAATCAGGCGTATTTAAAAAGCAAAAAGTAGAACTTTCCGCAGAAGATATGAGGGAAGGCTTAACTTCGGTATTATCGGTAAAAGTACCTGACCCGAAATTCTCTTCTCAAACTAAAGATAAGTTAGTAAGTAGTGAAGTAAGGCCGGTTGTTGAGTCAATTGTTGCTGAAAAGCTTGCCAAATGGCTTGAAGAAAACCCTAACCAAGCGAAAACAGTCGTAGGCAAAATTCTGGAAGCCGCTTTTGCCAGAGAGGCCGCCAGGAAAGCAAGGGAGCTAACACGTAAGAAAAGCTCCCTTGAAATGTCTACTATTTCCGGGAAGCTTGCTAATTGCCAAGAAAAGAATCCGGAGCTATGTGAGATATTCTTAGTAGAGGGAGATTCGGCAGGCGGTTCCGCTAAACAGGCAAGAGATAGAAAAATTCAGGCAATTTTACCGCTTAAAGGAAAAATTTTAAATGTAGAGCGGGCAAGATTTGATAAGATGTTAAATTCCGCTGAAATCGGAACACTAATTACTGCGCTTGGCACTAGTATCGGTGATGAAGAGTTTAATATTGAAAAATTAAGATACCATAAAATTATTATAATGACTGATGCGGATGTTGATGGTGCACATATCAGAACTTTGCTGCTCACTTTCTTTTACCGTTATATGCCTGAGCTTATCAGGCGCGGGCACCTTTATATCGCTCAACCTCCGCTTTATAAAGTTAAG
This genomic window from Candidatus Jidaibacter acanthamoeba contains:
- the gyrB gene encoding DNA topoisomerase (ATP-hydrolyzing) subunit B; this translates as MSNVSKNEESTLSKTSQDYGAHSIQVLKGLEAVRKRPGMYIGDTDDGSGLHHMVYEVVDNAIDETLAGYCTKTYVAINQDGSVTVRDDGRGIPTGIHKEEGVSAAEVIMTQLHAGGKFDSNSYKVSGGLHGVGVSVVNALSSWLELVIWRDGKKHFMRFTDGVADERLKVVGDSEGKRGTQVTFMPSNEIFSGIEFSFNTLEHRLKELAFLNSGAEIILEDFREEPKKSVTFKYEGGISEFAKYLDKNKHPIHPTIFMTGESDGIVVECAMQWNDSYHENSFCFTNNIRQRDGGAHLAGFRGALTRTLNAYANESGVFKKQKVELSAEDMREGLTSVLSVKVPDPKFSSQTKDKLVSSEVRPVVESIVAEKLAKWLEENPNQAKTVVGKILEAAFAREAARKARELTRKKSSLEMSTISGKLANCQEKNPELCEIFLVEGDSAGGSAKQARDRKIQAILPLKGKILNVERARFDKMLNSAEIGTLITALGTSIGDEEFNIEKLRYHKIIIMTDADVDGAHIRTLLLTFFYRYMPELIRRGHLYIAQPPLYKVKRGNSEVYLKDERALQEYLVSSASEGAILVENGTQRAGKDLANLCQQVLQFYNQLTHSVKAISKNLLEVAVLANFFNSSSTLEEVAEDMLSRFKAMTEGSKVEWSYKIEEKTLTIIRLERGVQENWTINLHSLPQREIDALNAAAKNIRSVFAQAVEINFKGQKCICHTPSELIEKLFEITRKGLYIQRFKGLGEMNPEQLWETTLNSDARTLLQVKVQDIDQAEEVFSTLMGEVVEPRREFIQSNALKVENLDA